Proteins encoded within one genomic window of Alcanivorax sp. REN37:
- the msbA gene encoding lipid A export permease/ATP-binding protein MsbA: MSDSQDTTWQTYKRLLQYTRRHWWIMLGSVVGYALYSAMNPLMAEMMRVITETISNPTPVMVLVICVAPVCFTVIQGIGQFLGNYCLTWVGQRIVYDLRNETFQHVLRLPTRDFQKSSSGHLLSKITYDAQQVTAAATDAVTVILREGLTVVGLLAYLFYSNWKLTLILFTVGPIIGLLVNYMSRRFRAISRRIQTSMGSITQFLSEAIEGNQAVKIFSGQKLEEERFEYASRRFQKQHVKLEVSKVTSTVTVQFVVSMGIGVITYLYIRVMGEAISVGEFLAFIAAVALIQKPIKQLTDVNAKIQRGVTGAASTFELMDRPLEPDTGTRPLERAQGALEFRNVTFGYSPDAPVVQDLSFTVKPGETVALVGRSGAGKSTIATLIPRFYDPDQGEILLDGQPLTDYRLQDLRRQIAMVTQKVVLFNDNVRNNIAYGELRGISDEQIIAAARDAYAWNFIEELEQGLDTQIGQDGTQLSGGQRQRLAIARALLKDAPLLIMDEATSALDNESEHYIQQALEQVMANRTTLVIAHRLSTIEKADRILVLDQGRLVESGTHDELLARGGLYSQLHSMNFAGS; this comes from the coding sequence ATGAGCGATTCACAGGACACCACCTGGCAGACCTATAAACGGCTGCTGCAGTACACCCGTCGGCATTGGTGGATCATGCTCGGCAGTGTGGTCGGCTACGCGCTCTATTCCGCCATGAACCCGTTGATGGCGGAAATGATGCGTGTGATCACCGAGACCATCAGCAATCCGACGCCGGTGATGGTGTTGGTGATCTGTGTCGCGCCCGTGTGCTTCACGGTGATCCAAGGCATTGGCCAGTTCCTCGGCAACTACTGCCTCACTTGGGTGGGGCAGCGCATTGTCTACGACCTGCGCAACGAAACCTTCCAGCATGTGCTGCGGCTGCCCACCCGCGACTTCCAGAAGTCCTCATCTGGCCACTTATTGTCGAAGATCACCTATGACGCGCAACAGGTCACGGCGGCTGCCACAGATGCGGTGACCGTGATCCTGCGTGAAGGGCTGACGGTGGTCGGGCTACTGGCGTACTTGTTCTACAGCAACTGGAAGTTGACGCTGATCCTGTTCACCGTCGGGCCCATCATTGGGTTGCTGGTGAACTACATGAGCCGGCGGTTCCGTGCCATCAGCCGCCGCATCCAGACCAGCATGGGCAGTATCACTCAGTTCCTTAGCGAAGCCATCGAAGGCAACCAGGCGGTGAAGATTTTCTCCGGCCAAAAGCTGGAAGAAGAGCGCTTCGAGTACGCCAGTCGCCGGTTCCAGAAGCAGCACGTGAAGCTGGAAGTGAGCAAGGTCACCAGCACCGTCACCGTGCAGTTCGTGGTGTCGATGGGCATTGGCGTCATCACTTATCTCTACATCCGCGTTATGGGTGAGGCCATTTCGGTGGGTGAATTCCTCGCCTTCATCGCGGCGGTCGCCTTGATTCAGAAACCGATCAAGCAGCTCACTGACGTCAATGCCAAGATTCAGCGCGGCGTCACCGGTGCGGCGTCCACCTTTGAGCTGATGGACCGCCCGCTAGAGCCGGATACCGGCACGCGGCCGCTGGAACGTGCCCAAGGCGCGCTGGAATTTCGCAACGTCACCTTCGGCTACAGCCCGGATGCGCCGGTGGTGCAGGACCTGTCGTTTACCGTCAAACCCGGTGAAACCGTGGCGCTGGTCGGGCGTTCCGGGGCCGGCAAGAGCACCATCGCCACCTTGATCCCACGTTTCTATGACCCCGACCAGGGCGAGATCTTGCTGGATGGTCAGCCGCTCACTGACTACCGATTGCAGGACTTGCGCCGCCAGATTGCGATGGTCACGCAGAAGGTGGTGTTGTTTAACGACAACGTGCGCAACAACATTGCCTACGGCGAGCTGCGCGGCATCAGTGACGAGCAGATCATCGCTGCCGCCCGTGACGCCTATGCCTGGAACTTCATTGAAGAACTGGAGCAAGGGCTTGATACCCAGATCGGACAGGATGGCACCCAGCTTTCTGGCGGTCAGCGCCAGCGCTTGGCGATTGCTCGCGCGCTGCTCAAAGATGCGCCGCTGCTAATTATGGACGAGGCCACCTCGGCGCTGGACAACGAGTCCGAGCACTACATCCAGCAGGCGCTGGAGCAGGTGATGGCCAACCGCACCACGCTGGTAATCGCGCATCGGTTGTCCACTATTGAAAAAGCCGACCGCATCCTGGTACTGGATCAAGGTCGCTTGGTGGAAAGCGGCACCCACGACGAGCTGCTGGCCCGTGGCGGCCTCTACAGCCAATTGCACAGCATGAACTTCGCAGGCTCCTGA
- a CDS encoding lipoprotein-releasing ABC transporter permease subunit yields MFRPLSLFIGVRYTGARSRNSFISVITLISALGLMLGVAVLITVLSVMNGFERELQTRILGMVTHLSVHGREPVDDWQALADRVQQQPGVLGVAPFVELQGMLTHRGAVTGVMVNGVDPQAERNVSIVGDYIWEGDFDSLTPGSFNLVLGYGLARKLGAEVGSQVILVLPEATVSPAGVTPRFKRFTVSGIFRVRAEVDSMFAYVNVDDGARLARMAGRVEGLRLRLDDLFSAPRTSQQLLDRIGAGYYTTDWTRTHGSLFQAIRMEKTMMGLLLSFIVAVAAFNIVSSQVMLVTEKRANIAVLRTLGASPGTIMRIFMVQGMLIGAIGTAVGVLLGVLLSLNISDIGHFIERVLNRDLLQAYFVNYLPSALQWRDVAMIAAMAMLISFSATLYPSFRASRVQPAEALRYE; encoded by the coding sequence ATGTTCAGACCTCTTTCCCTCTTTATAGGTGTGCGGTACACCGGCGCCCGGTCCCGCAACAGCTTCATTTCCGTCATTACCCTGATTTCCGCGCTGGGCCTGATGTTGGGCGTGGCAGTGCTGATCACGGTGTTGTCAGTCATGAACGGCTTCGAGCGCGAATTGCAGACCCGCATCCTCGGCATGGTGACCCACCTGTCGGTGCACGGGCGCGAGCCGGTGGACGACTGGCAGGCGCTGGCCGACCGGGTGCAGCAACAGCCCGGCGTGCTAGGCGTGGCCCCGTTCGTGGAATTGCAGGGCATGCTCACCCATCGCGGCGCGGTGACCGGGGTGATGGTCAACGGCGTGGATCCGCAAGCGGAGCGCAATGTGTCGATCGTCGGCGACTACATTTGGGAAGGGGACTTCGACAGTCTCACCCCCGGCAGCTTCAATCTGGTGCTCGGTTATGGCCTGGCGCGTAAGCTCGGTGCCGAGGTGGGGAGTCAGGTGATTTTGGTATTGCCGGAGGCGACCGTATCGCCGGCGGGTGTCACACCCCGCTTCAAACGCTTTACGGTGAGCGGCATCTTCCGAGTACGGGCTGAGGTGGACAGCATGTTCGCCTACGTCAATGTGGACGATGGCGCGCGTCTGGCCCGCATGGCCGGGCGGGTGGAAGGGCTCCGCTTGCGGCTCGATGACCTGTTCAGCGCGCCGCGCACCTCACAGCAGTTGCTCGACCGTATCGGCGCTGGTTACTACACCACCGATTGGACCCGTACCCACGGCAGCCTGTTCCAAGCCATCCGCATGGAAAAGACCATGATGGGGCTGTTGCTGTCGTTCATCGTGGCGGTGGCAGCGTTCAATATTGTGTCCAGTCAGGTGATGCTGGTCACCGAAAAGCGCGCCAATATTGCCGTGCTGCGCACCCTGGGTGCGTCGCCGGGCACCATCATGCGCATCTTCATGGTGCAAGGGATGCTGATCGGCGCTATCGGTACCGCGGTGGGCGTACTGCTCGGGGTATTGCTGTCGCTGAATATTTCCGACATTGGCCACTTCATCGAACGGGTGTTGAACCGTGACCTGCTGCAGGCCTACTTCGTCAATTACCTGCCGTCTGCGTTGCAGTGGCGTGATGTGGCGATGATTGCCGCCATGGCGATGCTGATCAGTTTCAGCGCCACGCTGTACCCGTCGTTCCGGGCCAGCCGTGTGCAGCCGGCGGAGGCACTGCGCTATGAATAA
- a CDS encoding ExbD/TolR family protein: MRFRRQRADEVSINLTPLIDVVFLLLIFFMVATTFTRETRLGVILPEADGQAATADVEGIEVVVTANGQYRLDGETLPQSDRGALRNALARHVQEGAVPPALTLTADAEASHQAVVWVMDVAGQLGFTRLRITTQEPSGE; encoded by the coding sequence ATGAGGTTCCGCCGCCAACGGGCGGACGAGGTGTCGATCAACTTGACGCCTTTGATCGACGTGGTGTTTCTGCTGTTGATCTTTTTCATGGTGGCCACCACCTTCACCCGCGAAACACGGCTCGGCGTGATCCTGCCGGAAGCCGATGGCCAAGCTGCTACGGCGGACGTGGAGGGCATTGAAGTGGTGGTGACCGCCAATGGCCAGTACCGGCTTGACGGCGAAACCTTGCCACAATCGGACCGTGGTGCCCTGCGTAACGCACTGGCGCGCCATGTGCAGGAGGGCGCGGTGCCGCCGGCGCTGACGCTCACCGCGGACGCCGAAGCCAGCCACCAAGCGGTAGTGTGGGTGATGGATGTGGCCGGCCAGCTCGGCTTCACACGCCTGCGCATCACCACTCAGGAACCATCCGGGGAGTAA
- the lolD gene encoding lipoprotein-releasing ABC transporter ATP-binding protein LolD — protein sequence MNNDVPVLHARGLTKVYEDGAARVEVLRGIDLTLARGRTLSIVGTSGSGKSTLLNLLGGLDVPSSGEVAVSGVPLSSASESQRGKLRNAKLGFVYQFHHLLPEFTALENVAMPLLIRNTHPRDATERATTMLEAVGLGHRLTHKPAALSGGERQRVAIARALVTEPALVMADEPTGNLDERTGAQVQELMLSLNQRLGIALLIVTHDLRFADVCQQQLELHDGQLRSRGA from the coding sequence ATGAATAATGATGTGCCAGTATTGCACGCCCGCGGGCTGACCAAAGTGTATGAGGACGGGGCCGCTCGCGTTGAAGTGCTGCGCGGCATCGATCTGACGCTGGCCCGGGGGCGGACGCTATCGATTGTCGGTACCTCTGGTTCCGGCAAGAGCACGTTGCTGAACCTGCTCGGTGGCCTTGATGTGCCCAGCAGCGGTGAGGTCGCTGTGAGCGGTGTGCCGTTGTCGTCCGCCAGCGAGAGTCAGCGCGGCAAGCTGCGCAATGCCAAGTTAGGCTTTGTTTATCAGTTCCACCATTTGCTGCCGGAGTTCACCGCGCTTGAAAACGTGGCGATGCCGCTGCTGATCCGTAACACCCATCCCCGCGATGCCACGGAGCGTGCAACCACCATGCTGGAGGCGGTGGGGCTGGGGCATCGGCTGACCCACAAGCCGGCTGCCTTGAGCGGTGGCGAACGTCAGCGGGTGGCGATTGCCCGGGCCTTGGTGACGGAACCGGCGCTGGTGATGGCTGATGAGCCCACCGGTAACCTCGACGAGCGCACCGGCGCTCAAGTGCAGGAACTGATGCTGTCGCTCAACCAGCGCCTCGGCATTGCCTTGTTGATTGTGACTCACGACCTGCGTTTCGCTGATGTGTGCCAGCAACAGTTGGAACTGCATGACGGGCAGCTGCGTTCACGCGGTGCCTAG
- a CDS encoding DUF2062 domain-containing protein, whose protein sequence is MPKRLFKKYLPSPEKIRQTKGLGAFAEILGNPHLWHVNRRALSGAMFIGIFCALLPMPFQMLPALLLSVYFRCNLPLTLVIVWLTNPFTYVPVFYFTYRVGATLLGTPVSPPSPVTFTWLAEQMVPLWFGSVLCGLVFGLAGMLITRLLWRYSIVRALQRRRELRRARKAAKNAGSDPDSPA, encoded by the coding sequence ATGCCCAAAAGACTTTTCAAAAAGTATTTGCCGTCACCGGAAAAGATCCGCCAAACCAAGGGGTTGGGCGCCTTCGCCGAGATCCTGGGCAATCCCCATCTGTGGCACGTAAACCGTCGTGCGCTGTCCGGCGCCATGTTCATCGGTATTTTCTGTGCCTTGCTGCCAATGCCATTCCAGATGCTGCCGGCATTGCTGCTGTCGGTGTATTTCCGCTGCAACTTGCCGCTGACGCTGGTGATTGTCTGGCTCACCAACCCGTTTACTTACGTGCCGGTGTTCTATTTCACCTATCGGGTCGGAGCGACGCTGCTGGGAACGCCGGTGTCACCGCCCAGCCCGGTGACCTTCACCTGGCTGGCAGAACAGATGGTGCCGTTGTGGTTCGGCTCGGTGTTGTGCGGTTTGGTATTCGGATTGGCGGGGATGCTGATTACGCGGTTGTTGTGGCGCTACTCCATCGTGCGTGCCCTGCAGCGCCGTCGTGAACTCCGCCGCGCCCGCAAAGCGGCCAAGAACGCTGGGTCGGACCCGGATTCACCAGCATAA
- a CDS encoding low molecular weight protein-tyrosine-phosphatase produces MTVSVLFVCLGNICRSPTADGVLRQRIAEAGWADVVRVDSAGTGDWHLGKGPDPRSTAAARERGYDLSSLRARQVSAEDFAAFDYVLAMDRSNLDALRAMCPAQYTGHLSLFLDFHPRRGADGIPEEVPDPYYGDEHGFPQVLDLVEAACDGLLAHLADRYRLPARP; encoded by the coding sequence ATGACGGTATCGGTGTTGTTTGTATGCCTGGGGAATATCTGTCGCTCACCCACCGCTGATGGCGTATTGCGCCAACGTATCGCGGAAGCCGGGTGGGCCGATGTGGTGCGCGTGGACAGTGCCGGAACCGGCGACTGGCATCTGGGTAAAGGCCCGGATCCGCGTTCTACCGCTGCCGCCCGCGAACGCGGCTATGACCTCAGCAGCCTGCGTGCGCGTCAAGTCAGTGCCGAGGATTTCGCCGCGTTTGATTACGTGCTGGCGATGGACCGCAGCAACCTGGATGCCTTGCGCGCCATGTGTCCGGCCCAGTACACCGGCCACTTGAGTCTGTTCCTCGATTTTCACCCGCGCCGCGGTGCGGACGGCATTCCGGAAGAGGTGCCGGATCCTTACTACGGCGACGAGCACGGTTTCCCGCAGGTGCTGGACTTGGTCGAGGCCGCTTGCGACGGGCTGCTGGCTCATCTGGCCGACCGCTACCGGTTGCCCGCGCGTCCATGA
- a CDS encoding MotA/TolQ/ExbB proton channel family protein, with protein sequence MHVLEIVIAGGWMMAPILLSMALAMAIVGERFWSLRPGQLAPAGLLGEVQASWRPESGAQYLQALRSNSALGRVLAAALASPQADRQQRKERMEEAASQEIHDMEKFLNVLGTVANIAPLLGLLGTVFGMIAVFSAIMLHGSGDTGQLAGGISEALITTAAGLIVAIPAMFFYRFFLRRVDEIAVRMEQNAVALLDWLDRSGPEHGAAS encoded by the coding sequence ATGCACGTGCTGGAGATCGTCATTGCCGGGGGCTGGATGATGGCCCCCATTCTGTTGTCCATGGCGCTGGCCATGGCCATTGTCGGGGAACGGTTCTGGAGTTTGCGGCCGGGCCAGTTGGCACCGGCTGGCTTACTTGGGGAAGTACAGGCCAGCTGGCGACCGGAGTCCGGTGCTCAGTACCTGCAGGCACTGCGCAGCAACTCGGCCCTCGGCCGGGTATTGGCGGCAGCGCTGGCGTCGCCGCAGGCGGACCGTCAGCAGCGCAAGGAACGCATGGAGGAGGCCGCCAGCCAAGAAATCCATGACATGGAAAAATTCCTCAACGTGCTCGGTACTGTGGCTAACATTGCGCCCTTGCTTGGTTTGCTGGGCACCGTGTTCGGCATGATCGCGGTGTTTTCTGCGATCATGCTCCACGGTAGCGGTGACACCGGGCAACTGGCTGGTGGCATTTCTGAAGCGCTGATCACTACCGCTGCTGGCCTGATCGTGGCAATTCCGGCGATGTTCTTCTACCGCTTCTTTCTACGCCGAGTGGATGAAATTGCGGTGCGCATGGAGCAGAATGCCGTCGCGCTGCTGGATTGGCTTGATCGCTCCGGGCCGGAGCACGGGGCCGCATCATGA
- the lpxK gene encoding tetraacyldisaccharide 4'-kinase, with the protein MKARLSRYLDAVWYQGRPGLTWLRPLSWLTAKVAARRLRRFRVAAQRPPLPVLVVGNVTVGGTGKTPMVTALCAEAAARQLKVVIISRGYGAQPPAWPWIVTSEQDAAACGDEPLMLAQLTGVPVIIDPQRARALAAAQALQPDLVISDDGLQHYALPRSAELVMLDGARGLGNGRCLPCGPLREPATRLQQVDWIVSNGPLRQPLALPVQTLALEFSGFRHSSTGECLSPTEFAARHPRVHAVAGIGNPQRFFSQLRTLGLDVLEHPFADHHQYRAEDLPREPALPCVVTEKDAVKLAAIAEVWVAPVIARLPQGLAGIIIDTTLARAAG; encoded by the coding sequence GTGAAAGCGCGTCTGTCCCGGTATCTTGATGCGGTCTGGTACCAAGGCCGTCCGGGGCTGACCTGGCTGCGTCCGCTGTCGTGGCTCACCGCCAAGGTGGCCGCGCGGCGGCTAAGACGCTTCCGCGTCGCCGCCCAGCGCCCGCCGCTACCAGTGCTGGTGGTGGGCAACGTTACAGTCGGTGGCACCGGCAAGACACCTATGGTCACCGCCTTGTGCGCGGAAGCCGCCGCCCGGCAACTAAAAGTAGTGATCATTTCCCGTGGCTACGGCGCCCAGCCGCCGGCGTGGCCGTGGATCGTAACATCAGAGCAGGATGCTGCTGCCTGCGGCGATGAGCCGTTGATGTTGGCACAGCTCACCGGCGTGCCGGTGATCATTGACCCGCAGCGCGCCCGCGCATTGGCGGCGGCGCAGGCGCTACAGCCGGATCTGGTGATCAGCGACGACGGCCTGCAGCACTATGCGTTGCCGCGCAGTGCCGAGCTGGTAATGCTGGACGGCGCCCGTGGACTCGGTAACGGGCGCTGCCTGCCGTGCGGGCCGCTGCGCGAGCCGGCCACACGCCTACAGCAGGTTGACTGGATTGTCAGCAACGGGCCGTTACGGCAGCCGCTAGCGCTGCCGGTGCAGACTTTAGCGCTCGAATTTTCTGGATTCCGCCATAGCAGCACGGGTGAGTGCTTGTCGCCGACGGAGTTTGCCGCCCGGCATCCCCGTGTACATGCGGTGGCGGGTATCGGCAATCCGCAGCGCTTTTTCAGTCAGCTGCGCACGCTGGGACTGGACGTCCTAGAACACCCCTTTGCCGACCATCACCAGTACCGCGCCGAGGACTTGCCGCGGGAACCGGCGTTGCCGTGCGTGGTCACGGAAAAAGACGCGGTTAAATTGGCGGCGATAGCGGAAGTGTGGGTAGCGCCGGTGATCGCGCGCCTACCGCAGGGCCTCGCCGGCATCATCATCGACACCACGCTGGCCCGTGCGGCCGGCTGA
- a CDS encoding DNA internalization-related competence protein ComEC/Rec2, translating into MAVWSLVAGLLCGAWLGGPGHWSWQLSTAAGAVTVWLLWRRQGWLLAAIVAGLCWSALDWHHYLQARWPPQQDGAVVAVSGTIALWPEHLPGTPPVTRLVLEQARSSAWRGTRRLQLTSYQPLELVGGELLHGSVRLRSPRGRVNAGSRDSAQLDAARNIHARGTLLTVTAVEPGKHLAARAQLAAQLRQRSGISFGERILPALVVADRRALTEADWLLMQRTGTAHLLAISGLHVGWIAGAVWWLARRLASVRAGRGELAQHWAVWPAALAAWMYADLAGYAVPVTRAVLMGMALWGTQLLRLRASSWQVLGGAAALVLLWHPRAGLEYGFWLSFGAVALLLQSHALGVRRLVALQWQLSWGVGALAAWLFAEWGLVAPLANLVAVPVFTMLVVPLALLGSLVPGAESLLGAAAGVLDLLEWLLQGLDRANVLLPAPVRASQLLALIAAGLVLWAPPGPVARYWSLCLLLPWWWPALSRPAPGDFDLIVFDVGQGQAVAIRTASGAVLYDAGPGGPWGSLGAQVVAPWLRQQRLSLTAAWISHADLDHAGGWPALAPRLHGPLWGGNPEQLPGSRRCEAGQRWQQDGVRFEVFWPPPGWLPDSTNSASCVVRVRGRHGDAWLTGDIPKPVEYQLAALLASHTRSVFSVLLVPHHGSTTSSSYTLLRALAPQAAVVSAGHRNRYGHPAAKVQQRYHQLGIPLWNTADHGMIEFRLRGSHNPAPLLWRSLSAPPWRLPES; encoded by the coding sequence ATGGCGGTATGGAGCCTGGTGGCGGGGCTACTGTGCGGTGCTTGGCTTGGTGGGCCCGGCCATTGGTCTTGGCAGTTATCGACGGCGGCCGGGGCGGTAACGGTGTGGCTGCTGTGGCGGCGTCAAGGGTGGTTGCTGGCAGCAATCGTAGCGGGCCTGTGCTGGTCGGCGCTGGATTGGCACCACTATCTGCAGGCGCGCTGGCCGCCACAGCAGGACGGGGCGGTGGTGGCGGTGAGTGGCACCATTGCGCTGTGGCCAGAGCATCTGCCCGGCACGCCACCGGTGACTCGGCTGGTGTTGGAGCAGGCGCGCTCCTCGGCGTGGCGGGGTACCCGGCGACTACAGCTGACGTCCTACCAACCCCTAGAGCTGGTGGGCGGTGAGCTGCTGCATGGCAGCGTCCGGTTGCGCTCACCGCGTGGGCGCGTCAATGCCGGCAGCCGCGATAGCGCTCAGCTGGATGCCGCGCGCAACATCCATGCGCGTGGCACCTTGCTGACGGTGACGGCAGTGGAGCCTGGTAAACACCTTGCTGCCCGAGCGCAGTTGGCAGCCCAACTCAGGCAGCGCTCCGGCATTAGTTTCGGTGAGCGTATCTTGCCGGCGTTAGTGGTGGCAGATCGCCGCGCGCTGACCGAGGCCGACTGGTTGTTGATGCAGCGCACCGGCACCGCCCATCTGCTCGCGATCTCCGGGCTGCATGTGGGCTGGATTGCCGGTGCGGTGTGGTGGCTGGCACGGCGCTTGGCCAGTGTACGCGCTGGCCGGGGAGAACTGGCTCAGCACTGGGCGGTGTGGCCAGCGGCATTAGCAGCGTGGATGTATGCCGATTTGGCCGGCTATGCGGTGCCGGTGACCCGTGCCGTATTGATGGGGATGGCGCTGTGGGGCACCCAGCTACTGCGGCTGCGCGCGTCGTCGTGGCAGGTGCTCGGCGGCGCAGCGGCGTTGGTGCTGCTGTGGCATCCGCGCGCCGGCCTTGAATATGGCTTCTGGTTGTCGTTCGGCGCAGTGGCGTTGCTGCTGCAAAGCCACGCGCTGGGGGTGCGGCGGTTGGTGGCGCTGCAATGGCAGTTGTCTTGGGGCGTAGGTGCGCTGGCGGCATGGCTGTTCGCCGAATGGGGGTTGGTCGCGCCGTTGGCGAATTTGGTGGCAGTGCCGGTGTTCACCATGTTGGTGGTGCCCTTGGCCTTGCTGGGCAGCCTGGTGCCCGGGGCGGAGTCGCTGCTGGGGGCGGCAGCCGGGGTGTTGGATTTACTTGAGTGGCTGCTGCAGGGGCTCGACCGCGCCAACGTGCTGCTGCCGGCACCAGTGCGGGCATCGCAGCTGCTGGCACTGATAGCGGCAGGGTTGGTGCTGTGGGCACCGCCCGGCCCAGTGGCGCGTTACTGGTCGCTGTGCTTGTTACTGCCTTGGTGGTGGCCAGCGCTGTCGCGCCCGGCACCGGGAGACTTCGACTTGATCGTGTTTGATGTGGGGCAGGGGCAAGCGGTGGCAATCCGCACCGCCTCGGGCGCGGTGCTCTACGATGCCGGACCGGGTGGGCCGTGGGGCAGTCTGGGTGCGCAAGTGGTGGCGCCCTGGCTGCGACAACAGCGCTTGTCGCTGACCGCCGCTTGGATCAGCCACGCCGATTTGGATCATGCCGGTGGCTGGCCGGCGCTGGCGCCGCGGCTGCACGGGCCACTGTGGGGCGGCAACCCGGAACAGCTGCCTGGCAGTCGGCGGTGCGAGGCAGGGCAACGTTGGCAACAAGATGGTGTTCGCTTTGAGGTGTTCTGGCCACCGCCGGGTTGGCTTCCCGATAGCACCAACAGTGCCAGCTGTGTGGTACGCGTGCGTGGTCGTCATGGCGATGCTTGGCTTACCGGCGATATCCCCAAACCAGTGGAGTACCAGTTGGCGGCGCTGCTTGCATCACACACTCGGTCGGTATTTTCGGTACTTCTGGTGCCGCATCACGGCAGTACCACCAGCTCCAGCTATACACTGCTGCGGGCGCTGGCGCCGCAGGCTGCGGTGGTCAGCGCCGGTCATCGCAACCGCTATGGCCATCCGGCTGCGAAGGTGCAACAACGCTACCATCAGCTGGGCATACCGCTGTGGAATACCGCCGACCACGGCATGATTGAGTTTCGATTACGCGGCTCCCATAATCCGGCGCCATTGCTGTGGCGGTCGCTGTCCGCCCCGCCGTGGCGCCTGCCGGAGTCGTGA
- the kdsB gene encoding 3-deoxy-manno-octulosonate cytidylyltransferase, with amino-acid sequence MSFKVVIPARFSASRLPGKPLADIGGLPMVERVRRQCLLSGADEVWVATDDQRIYDVVAAAGGQVLMTRGDHPSGTDRLQEVAQLLGCGDQDILVNVQGDEPLIPPAVIDQVAGNLAAHEGFGIATLCEPIERRADLFNANIVKTVFDVHGRALYFSRAPIAWDRSEFGTPAAADAPLKTGQWWRHIGIYAYRVSLLNRYVDWPPAPLEQLESLEQLRAMYHGVPIHVAPACAEVPGGVDTPEDLARMRALIGDKP; translated from the coding sequence ATGAGTTTCAAGGTCGTGATTCCCGCCCGTTTCAGCGCCAGCCGGCTGCCCGGCAAGCCGTTGGCCGACATCGGCGGGCTGCCGATGGTGGAACGCGTGCGGCGCCAATGTTTGCTCAGTGGCGCTGATGAAGTGTGGGTGGCCACCGATGACCAGCGCATCTATGACGTAGTCGCCGCTGCGGGTGGCCAGGTGCTGATGACCCGTGGCGATCATCCATCCGGCACCGACCGGCTGCAGGAAGTGGCGCAGCTGCTGGGCTGCGGCGACCAAGACATCCTCGTTAACGTGCAGGGCGATGAACCGCTGATTCCGCCGGCGGTGATCGACCAAGTGGCCGGCAACTTGGCCGCCCACGAAGGATTTGGTATTGCCACGCTGTGTGAGCCGATCGAACGTCGCGCTGATCTGTTCAATGCCAACATCGTCAAGACGGTGTTCGACGTGCACGGGCGCGCGCTGTATTTCAGCCGTGCGCCGATCGCTTGGGATCGCAGTGAATTCGGCACCCCGGCGGCGGCCGATGCGCCGCTCAAAACAGGCCAGTGGTGGCGTCACATTGGCATTTATGCCTATCGTGTCAGCCTGCTTAATCGTTATGTCGACTGGCCGCCGGCGCCGCTGGAGCAACTGGAATCGCTGGAACAACTGCGTGCCATGTATCACGGCGTGCCGATCCATGTGGCTCCGGCCTGCGCTGAAGTACCTGGCGGCGTCGACACCCCCGAGGACCTGGCACGTATGCGTGCCCTGATTGGAGACAAGCCATGA